From Draconibacterium halophilum, one genomic window encodes:
- a CDS encoding CocE/NonD family hydrolase: MKPCYLSFLVILMLFIGGNAKAENADSLYVAMHYNESEYFIEMRDGVKLFTVVYTPKDESKSYPMLMNRTCYNVDGTRHNKLRAPSAYLIRGGYILVYQDVRGRYMSGGTFDNMRPNIPGNDVKNKKDIDESSDTYDTIDWLIKNIKGNNGKVGIYGISYPGHYSAAALLDAHPALKASSPQAPISDFFFDDFHHQGAFLQSYMAAFPVFGYQKDSLTNKTWYTDKMMRLYKDRPANGYEFNLALGPLKNITKKYHYDNFFWNQVWSIPTTMNFGRNVLFFHI; encoded by the coding sequence ATGAAGCCTTGTTATTTGTCCTTTCTGGTGATTCTTATGTTATTTATTGGTGGTAATGCTAAGGCCGAAAATGCCGATTCGCTTTATGTTGCAATGCATTACAACGAGTCGGAATACTTTATAGAAATGCGCGACGGCGTAAAGTTATTTACAGTGGTTTATACGCCAAAAGACGAGTCGAAATCGTACCCGATGTTGATGAATCGTACGTGTTACAACGTTGACGGGACACGCCATAACAAACTCCGGGCGCCATCCGCCTACCTGATTCGAGGTGGATATATTTTGGTTTACCAGGATGTGCGTGGCCGTTACATGTCGGGAGGTACTTTTGATAACATGCGCCCCAACATTCCGGGTAACGATGTGAAAAACAAAAAAGATATCGATGAAAGCTCGGATACTTATGATACAATCGATTGGCTCATAAAGAATATTAAAGGCAATAACGGCAAGGTAGGGATTTACGGAATTTCATATCCCGGACATTACAGTGCTGCCGCTTTGCTTGATGCGCACCCGGCCTTAAAAGCTTCCTCGCCACAGGCACCAATTTCTGATTTCTTTTTCGACGATTTCCATCACCAGGGAGCATTTCTGCAATCGTACATGGCCGCATTTCCGGTGTTTGGTTACCAGAAAGATTCGTTAACCAATAAAACATGGTACACTGATAAAATGATGCGCTTGTATAAAGATCGTCCGGCAAATGGTTATGAATTTAATCTGGCGCTGGGACCTTTAAAAAATATTACTAAAAAATATCATTACGATAATTTCTTTTGGAACCAGGTGTGGAGCATCCCAACTACGATGAATTTTGGCAGAAACGTTCTATTCTTCCACATCTAA
- a CDS encoding CocE/NonD family hydrolase, whose protein sequence is MEPGVEHPNYDEFWQKRSILPHLKDIKPAVLTVGGWFDAEDLFGPINIYKTIQHNDPDAKSTIVMGPWTHGGWSRERGKQTVNHIYFGDSISTFFQLEMEKAFFDYYLKDEGKMTLPEAYMFDTGLKEWKKYDEWPPKDVETTSFSFGKNGKLLMNTATTADAEFSYVSDPAKPVPYRSEIEGLTFTPRNFITDDQRHASYRPDVLAFKTDVLEEDVTIAGEILAQLVVSMTGTDADFVVKLIDVYPDDHPNYEHNPKNIKMGGYQQLVRHEVFRGRFRDSYSEPKPFEPGVPTNVTVPLQDVLHTFKKGHRIMIQIHSTWFPYIDRNPQKYVDNIYKADEDDFIKSEITIHGMSTVKAGGDLPTVELIRKKD, encoded by the coding sequence TTGGAACCAGGTGTGGAGCATCCCAACTACGATGAATTTTGGCAGAAACGTTCTATTCTTCCACATCTAAAAGATATTAAACCTGCAGTGCTTACTGTTGGCGGCTGGTTTGATGCCGAGGATTTGTTTGGGCCGATAAACATTTATAAAACCATTCAGCATAATGATCCGGATGCAAAAAGTACCATTGTTATGGGGCCGTGGACACACGGTGGCTGGTCGCGCGAACGCGGAAAACAAACTGTGAATCATATTTACTTTGGCGACAGTATTTCTACTTTCTTTCAGCTTGAAATGGAAAAAGCCTTTTTCGATTATTACCTGAAAGATGAAGGGAAAATGACTTTACCGGAAGCCTACATGTTTGATACCGGATTAAAGGAGTGGAAGAAATACGATGAATGGCCACCAAAAGATGTTGAAACCACGAGTTTTTCCTTTGGTAAAAATGGCAAACTATTGATGAATACTGCTACCACGGCAGATGCAGAATTTAGCTATGTCAGCGATCCGGCCAAACCGGTGCCGTATCGCTCGGAAATTGAAGGATTAACATTTACGCCGAGAAATTTTATTACCGACGATCAACGCCATGCTTCTTACCGCCCCGATGTGCTGGCGTTTAAAACCGATGTGTTGGAAGAAGATGTTACTATTGCCGGCGAAATTCTGGCGCAGCTGGTAGTTTCAATGACGGGTACTGATGCCGATTTTGTAGTAAAACTGATTGATGTTTATCCGGATGATCATCCAAATTACGAGCACAATCCAAAAAATATAAAAATGGGTGGCTACCAACAGTTGGTGCGTCACGAAGTTTTCCGTGGCCGTTTCCGCGACAGCTATTCCGAGCCAAAGCCATTTGAGCCCGGAGTGCCAACCAACGTAACTGTTCCGCTTCAGGATGTGCTGCATACTTTTAAAAAAGGCCATCGTATTATGATTCAGATTCACAGTACCTGGTTTCCGTATATCGACCGCAATCCGCAAAAATATGTCGATAATATTTACAAAGCCGATGAAGACGATTTTATCAAGTCCGAAATTACTATTCACGGCATGTCAACCGTAAAAGCTGGCGGTGATTTGCCTACTGTTGAATTGATAAGGAAGAAAGACTGA
- a CDS encoding DUF2179 domain-containing protein, whose translation MEASFYDSTLFTYVLLPGLIFISRVADVTIGTTRIVMVSKGHKFWAPFLGFFEMLIWLVAVSKIFQNLDNWVCYIAFAAGFGMGNYVGLRVEEKLAVGIVKIQIITRKKAGKLIKKLGEAGYGITHHEANGTNENVSIIYSIIKRSEINKVEHIVQSTNPKAFYSVEDVKFVNEGVFPVRTATWRWRKGK comes from the coding sequence ATGGAAGCAAGCTTTTACGACAGCACACTTTTTACTTACGTTTTATTGCCAGGACTTATTTTCATATCGCGTGTGGCAGATGTTACTATCGGAACCACCCGAATTGTTATGGTCTCGAAAGGACATAAATTCTGGGCGCCATTTCTTGGTTTTTTTGAAATGCTTATTTGGTTGGTTGCCGTTTCTAAGATATTCCAAAACCTTGATAACTGGGTTTGCTATATTGCTTTTGCTGCAGGTTTCGGAATGGGTAATTATGTAGGCTTACGTGTTGAAGAAAAGCTGGCTGTTGGAATTGTTAAAATACAGATTATTACCCGCAAAAAAGCCGGTAAACTGATAAAAAAACTGGGCGAAGCCGGATACGGAATTACGCACCATGAGGCCAATGGAACAAACGAAAATGTGAGTATTATTTACAGCATCATCAAACGCTCTGAGATCAACAAAGTGGAGCACATCGTTCAATCGACCAACCCGAAAGCATTTTATTCGGTAGAAGATGTAAAGTTTGTTAACGAGGGTGTTTTCCCTGTGCGAACAGCTACGTGGCGTTGGCGAAAAGGGAAATAG
- a CDS encoding peptide chain release factor 3, with amino-acid sequence MSFLEEIQRRRTFGIVSHPDAGKTTLTEKLLLFGGAIRVAGAVKSNKIKKGATSDFMEIERQRGISVATSVMGFEYNGYKINILDTPGHQDFQEDTFRTLTAVDSVIIVIDAAKGVEPQTEKLMNVCRMRKTPVIVFVNKMDRPAQDPFTLMDEIEDQLKIKVRPLSWPINNGPDFKGVYNIFNRSLKLFTPDIQAIEERIKFEDISAPALEDHIGDDADVLREELELVEGIYPEFNSDDYLAGELAPVFFGSALYNFGVQELLDSFVEIAPVPQPSTTEERVVKPEEKGFTGFVFKIHANIDPNHRSRIAFVKICSGKFERNKMYKNIRLGKSFRISSPTAFMASQKEIVEEAFPGDIIGVPDNGNFIIGDTLTDGEELTFKGLPSFSPEMFRFVENADPMKSKQLAKGVDQLMDEGVAQLFTSAFNGRKIIGTVGQLQFEVIQYRLEHEYGAKCRFEPLSMHKACWIECDDEKVLTEFKKRKHQKMAKDKIGRDVFMADSSFILQMAQDEFKDIKFHFTSEF; translated from the coding sequence ATGAGTTTTTTAGAAGAAATACAACGTCGTCGCACCTTTGGAATTGTTAGTCACCCGGATGCCGGAAAGACCACCTTAACCGAGAAACTGCTTCTTTTTGGTGGAGCAATCCGTGTGGCAGGTGCTGTAAAAAGCAACAAAATTAAAAAAGGGGCCACTTCCGATTTTATGGAAATCGAGCGCCAGCGTGGTATTTCTGTAGCTACTTCGGTAATGGGATTCGAGTACAACGGATACAAAATCAATATTCTTGATACACCGGGTCACCAGGATTTCCAGGAGGACACTTTCCGCACACTTACTGCTGTCGACAGTGTAATTATTGTTATTGATGCAGCAAAAGGTGTTGAGCCGCAAACCGAAAAATTGATGAACGTTTGCCGGATGCGCAAAACACCGGTTATCGTTTTTGTGAATAAAATGGACCGACCCGCACAGGATCCGTTTACTTTGATGGATGAAATTGAAGATCAGCTGAAAATTAAGGTTCGCCCCTTAAGTTGGCCCATCAACAACGGCCCCGACTTTAAAGGTGTTTACAATATTTTCAACCGCAGCCTAAAACTTTTTACTCCTGATATTCAAGCGATTGAAGAGCGGATTAAATTTGAAGATATATCGGCCCCTGCCTTGGAAGACCACATTGGCGACGATGCCGATGTTCTGCGTGAAGAACTGGAGCTGGTAGAAGGTATTTACCCGGAATTTAATAGCGATGATTATTTGGCGGGAGAACTGGCACCGGTATTTTTTGGTAGTGCGCTGTATAATTTTGGGGTGCAGGAATTGCTCGATTCGTTTGTTGAAATTGCGCCGGTTCCACAACCAAGTACTACTGAAGAGCGCGTGGTAAAACCGGAAGAAAAAGGTTTTACAGGATTTGTTTTTAAAATTCACGCGAATATCGATCCGAATCACCGAAGCCGGATTGCTTTTGTGAAAATTTGCTCCGGAAAATTCGAACGTAATAAAATGTACAAGAATATCCGTTTGGGTAAATCATTCCGTATTTCGAGTCCGACAGCTTTTATGGCCTCGCAAAAAGAGATCGTTGAAGAAGCATTCCCGGGAGATATTATTGGTGTTCCGGATAACGGAAACTTCATTATCGGCGATACTTTAACCGATGGCGAAGAGCTAACATTTAAAGGCCTGCCAAGTTTCTCACCCGAGATGTTCCGTTTTGTAGAAAATGCCGATCCAATGAAATCAAAACAACTGGCAAAAGGAGTTGATCAGTTGATGGACGAAGGAGTTGCTCAGCTTTTTACCAGTGCTTTTAACGGGCGAAAAATCATCGGGACTGTGGGCCAACTTCAGTTCGAAGTAATTCAATATCGTTTAGAGCATGAGTATGGTGCAAAATGTCGATTCGAACCGCTTTCGATGCACAAAGCCTGCTGGATTGAGTGCGACGATGAAAAAGTGCTAACCGAATTTAAAAAACGCAAACACCAGAAAATGGCAAAAGATAAAATTGGTCGAGATGTGTTTATGGCTGACTCGTCTTTTATTTTGCAAATGGCTCAGGATGAATTCAAAGACATCAAGTTCCATTTTACATCCGAGTTTTAA
- a CDS encoding GNAT family N-acetyltransferase produces the protein MNLIGVEAQNFEAYKNNLVSLYIDTFSSGKSFQYHSEEETAAYLQSIFNVGYGVFAMEENKIVGAILLTPLSFDRRLPEEIAREYAINRSVYVAEMMVEKSKQGQGIGKKLLNHFLENADRNKYNHAFIRVWIENETAVSLYKKMGFEICAKLVQPKLLADKSAIFDFEKVYLQQRLC, from the coding sequence ATGAACTTGATAGGTGTAGAAGCACAAAATTTTGAAGCTTATAAAAACAATCTGGTGAGTTTGTATATCGACACATTTTCATCAGGTAAAAGCTTTCAATATCATAGCGAGGAAGAAACGGCAGCCTACCTTCAATCGATTTTTAATGTGGGATATGGAGTTTTTGCCATGGAGGAAAATAAAATTGTCGGTGCTATTTTACTTACGCCCTTAAGTTTCGACCGCCGGCTTCCGGAAGAAATTGCTCGGGAGTATGCTATAAATCGTTCGGTTTACGTGGCAGAAATGATGGTGGAAAAATCAAAACAAGGGCAGGGAATTGGAAAAAAGTTGCTGAATCATTTTTTGGAAAATGCAGATCGAAACAAATATAACCACGCTTTTATAAGAGTTTGGATAGAAAATGAAACTGCTGTTTCCTTGTACAAAAAAATGGGTTTCGAGATTTGTGCAAAACTGGTTCAACCCAAATTGTTAGCCGACAAAAGCGCTATTTTCGATTTTGAAAAGGTTTATCTGCAACAGCGGCTTTGCTAG
- the ovoA gene encoding 5-histidylcysteine sulfoxide synthase has protein sequence MNDLIAHTIDLVNGDRESKKAEIRDYFIKTYSLDEKLYEHLKNDEAFFRRADPLRHPLIFYYGHTAVFFINKLILAKMIDHRINSHFESIFAIGVDEMSWDDLNESNYDWPTVKEVFEYRQKVKDVVLNVIDSTSLTLPINWENPFWIIMMGIEHERIHIETSSVLMRQLPLEFLKPNVFDVPCKESGDAPENLMLNVEGGKVIIGKPYDHRFYGWDVEYGEHKVEVDAFKASEFLISNGEFLEFINDGGYKTEEYWTEEGWSWYQYQKAEFPLFWRKTADKYFLRLFDQEIEMPWDWPTELNYLEAKAFANWKTKQTGKTYRLPTEAEWYCLAEQNEITDDNYATVQANIGLEKYVSPCPVNQFKQGDFYDIIGNVWQWTETPVTGYPGFKVHPLYDDFSTPTFDGKHNMIKGGSWISTGNEATWHARYAFRRHFYQHAGFRLVESENPLTIRNDSYETDSEVARSCEFNYGNPVLGFDNFPISIAEICKQYSGDQNSLKLLDLNCDTGRTAFELSNSFKQITALDFSARFIRMAIQLQEQGFIRYITKDEGELVHYSDVQLSEHGLNPKGNLQFMQADANNLKPIYTGYDVILAINLLEELYNPKQFLSTIHERLNVGGIFILGSTYDWEKNGIKRENWPGAFKKDGEPVTSFEGIKALFQDNFELVKEPQNLPAAKTVSSRKIEVSVVEITIWKKRTK, from the coding sequence ATGAATGATTTGATAGCCCATACAATAGATCTTGTTAACGGAGACCGAGAAAGTAAAAAAGCTGAAATCCGCGATTACTTTATAAAAACATATTCGCTCGACGAAAAACTTTACGAGCACTTAAAAAACGACGAAGCATTTTTTCGTAGAGCAGATCCGCTGCGACATCCGCTAATTTTTTATTACGGCCATACTGCTGTATTCTTTATCAATAAACTGATATTGGCTAAAATGATTGATCATCGTATAAACTCCCATTTCGAGTCGATTTTTGCCATTGGAGTGGACGAAATGAGTTGGGATGATTTAAACGAATCGAATTACGATTGGCCTACCGTAAAAGAGGTGTTCGAATACCGCCAGAAAGTGAAAGATGTAGTATTAAATGTGATCGATTCCACTTCTCTGACTCTGCCCATTAACTGGGAGAATCCGTTTTGGATAATCATGATGGGGATTGAACACGAGCGCATTCATATCGAAACTTCGTCGGTGCTGATGAGGCAATTGCCGCTGGAATTTCTGAAACCCAATGTTTTCGACGTGCCATGCAAGGAATCGGGCGATGCACCTGAGAACCTCATGTTAAATGTTGAAGGAGGAAAAGTGATAATTGGAAAGCCTTATGATCATCGTTTTTACGGCTGGGATGTTGAATACGGCGAACACAAGGTTGAGGTTGATGCTTTTAAAGCTTCGGAATTTCTTATCTCGAATGGTGAGTTTCTTGAGTTTATTAATGATGGTGGATACAAAACGGAAGAATACTGGACAGAGGAAGGCTGGAGTTGGTATCAATATCAGAAAGCAGAATTTCCATTGTTTTGGAGAAAAACAGCAGATAAATACTTTCTGCGGCTTTTTGATCAGGAAATTGAAATGCCCTGGGACTGGCCGACAGAACTGAATTACCTGGAAGCAAAAGCATTTGCTAACTGGAAAACAAAACAAACAGGTAAAACTTATCGCTTGCCAACCGAAGCGGAGTGGTATTGTTTGGCAGAACAAAACGAGATAACCGATGATAATTATGCTACAGTGCAGGCAAATATCGGATTGGAAAAGTATGTGTCGCCATGTCCGGTAAATCAATTTAAGCAGGGCGATTTTTACGATATTATCGGAAATGTGTGGCAGTGGACCGAAACACCGGTTACCGGTTATCCCGGGTTTAAAGTGCACCCTTTATACGACGATTTTTCAACCCCAACTTTTGATGGGAAGCACAATATGATTAAAGGAGGTTCTTGGATTTCAACAGGAAACGAAGCTACATGGCACGCGCGTTATGCTTTCCGCAGGCATTTTTATCAGCATGCCGGATTCCGGCTGGTGGAATCTGAAAACCCGCTGACTATTCGGAACGATTCTTATGAAACGGATTCGGAAGTAGCGCGGTCGTGTGAATTCAATTACGGAAATCCGGTTTTAGGATTTGATAATTTTCCAATAAGTATTGCTGAAATCTGCAAGCAATATTCCGGCGACCAAAATTCGCTAAAACTTCTCGATTTAAATTGCGATACCGGAAGGACAGCCTTCGAATTGTCCAATTCTTTTAAGCAGATAACAGCACTTGATTTTTCAGCGCGTTTTATCCGAATGGCGATTCAATTGCAGGAGCAGGGCTTTATTCGATACATTACTAAAGACGAAGGTGAGTTGGTGCATTATAGCGATGTGCAATTATCAGAGCATGGATTGAACCCAAAAGGTAACCTACAGTTTATGCAGGCCGATGCCAACAATCTGAAGCCAATTTATACCGGTTATGATGTTATTTTAGCCATTAATTTATTGGAAGAGCTGTATAACCCGAAACAATTTTTGTCAACAATTCACGAGCGTTTAAATGTTGGTGGGATTTTTATTCTCGGTTCTACTTACGACTGGGAGAAGAACGGAATAAAACGAGAGAATTGGCCCGGCGCATTTAAAAAAGATGGTGAGCCGGTTACCTCATTCGAAGGCATAAAGGCGCTGTTTCAGGATAATTTTGAATTGGTGAAAGAACCGCAAAATCTGCCTGCAGCGAAAACTGTTTCTTCCCGTAAAATTGAAGTATCCGTGGTTGAAATTACGATATGGAAAAAACGAACGAAATAA
- a CDS encoding gamma-glutamyl-gamma-aminobutyrate hydrolase family protein (Members of this family of hydrolases with an active site Cys residue belong to MEROPS family C26.) has translation MKKLLLLLIAFLVVNTSFAQHFFDTDFNTRKKYIILCDPSVHRIKTIQYLTDHNILKVNKNKVKFVGVYYEGQTTDFSETQDYIEENKLDNFFLHEITGELNETNLFQENDVTAQLKKVFDNSIGIIFFGGADIPPAIYGEENTKCGVYTPARHYYESTFIFHLLGGYQNESFKPFLAERPDYVVTGFCLGMQTMNVGTGGTMIQDIPAEIYHAETPKETVAIGRANMHRNYWQLIEDDSLFMGINLHTIQFTDNPFFGTAIKISKKATPRICSSHHQAIEKLGKGLEVTCLSPDGKIIEGIVHSTYPHVFAVQFHPEVSALYEDMDLKIFHPDDEPKTYHDILGKSDVKFHKDYWKHISDSFKDVKKPKRN, from the coding sequence ATGAAAAAACTGTTATTACTTCTGATTGCGTTTCTGGTGGTTAACACTTCGTTTGCGCAACATTTCTTCGATACCGATTTTAATACCCGCAAAAAATACATTATTCTTTGCGATCCGTCGGTGCATCGTATAAAAACCATTCAATACCTTACTGATCACAATATCCTGAAAGTAAATAAAAACAAGGTGAAATTTGTGGGTGTTTATTACGAAGGACAAACAACCGATTTTTCAGAAACACAGGATTACATTGAAGAAAACAAGCTCGACAATTTTTTTCTGCACGAAATTACCGGCGAGCTGAACGAAACGAATTTATTTCAGGAAAATGATGTTACCGCCCAGCTGAAAAAGGTTTTCGACAATTCAATCGGGATTATATTTTTTGGTGGTGCCGATATTCCTCCGGCCATTTACGGTGAGGAGAATACAAAATGTGGCGTATACACACCTGCACGTCATTATTATGAATCTACTTTTATATTTCACTTGCTGGGAGGCTACCAAAACGAATCGTTTAAACCATTCCTGGCAGAACGCCCCGATTATGTGGTTACCGGGTTTTGCCTGGGCATGCAAACCATGAATGTAGGAACCGGCGGCACAATGATCCAGGACATTCCCGCTGAAATCTACCATGCCGAAACACCCAAAGAAACCGTTGCCATTGGCCGTGCCAACATGCACCGCAACTACTGGCAATTAATTGAGGATGATTCGCTTTTTATGGGCATTAACCTGCATACCATACAATTTACTGACAACCCGTTTTTTGGAACGGCCATAAAAATATCGAAAAAAGCTACTCCCCGCATATGCAGCAGTCACCACCAAGCCATTGAAAAACTGGGAAAAGGATTGGAAGTAACCTGTTTATCGCCTGACGGAAAAATTATTGAAGGAATTGTACATAGCACCTACCCGCATGTTTTTGCCGTTCAGTTTCACCCCGAAGTTTCAGCTTTGTACGAAGATATGGACCTGAAAATCTTCCATCCGGATGATGAGCCAAAAACTTATCATGATATCCTTGGTAAATCGGATGTAAAATTTCATAAAGATTACTGGAAACACATTTCTGATTCTTTTAAAGATGTGAAAAAGCCAAAACGAAATTAG
- a CDS encoding prohibitin family protein, with protein sequence MKFNLKSTYLVVGVVVVIVLLLFGGRMFLILDAGERGVLFKPYTSGLDKENIYGEGFHIIAPWNKMYIFPVREQQRDEPMDVLDKSGLSVSMDITVRFNPIFNEIGFLYEQFGINYINVLVIPEVRSTVRQVAGRYTAEEIYSTKRAEVEQAIIDETREVLGENYIQMKALLIRSINLPEQIKSAIESKLKQEQEALAYEYRLKRETSEAERRRIEADGIAAYNRIIDASLTDAILTQRGIEATTSLAESPNSKVIVIGSGKDGLPIILGNN encoded by the coding sequence ATGAAGTTCAATTTAAAATCAACTTATCTGGTAGTAGGTGTTGTTGTTGTAATTGTTTTGCTGCTTTTTGGCGGCCGAATGTTTCTAATTCTCGATGCTGGAGAGCGTGGAGTGCTTTTTAAACCATATACCTCGGGTTTAGATAAGGAAAATATTTATGGAGAAGGTTTTCATATAATTGCTCCCTGGAATAAAATGTACATATTTCCTGTACGTGAGCAACAACGAGATGAACCAATGGATGTATTGGATAAAAGTGGTTTATCTGTTAGCATGGACATTACCGTGCGTTTTAACCCGATATTTAATGAGATTGGATTCTTGTACGAACAGTTCGGAATTAACTACATAAATGTATTGGTTATTCCTGAAGTTCGTTCAACCGTGCGACAAGTTGCCGGGCGCTACACTGCCGAAGAAATATATTCAACCAAAAGGGCAGAAGTAGAACAGGCAATTATTGATGAAACACGCGAAGTACTAGGTGAAAACTATATTCAAATGAAAGCTTTGTTGATTCGTTCCATTAATTTACCCGAGCAAATTAAATCGGCTATTGAAAGCAAATTGAAGCAGGAACAAGAAGCATTGGCTTATGAATACCGATTGAAAAGGGAAACTTCGGAAGCAGAACGTCGTCGTATTGAAGCAGATGGTATTGCGGCTTATAACCGAATTATTGATGCCAGTTTAACCGATGCGATCCTAACTCAACGAGGAATTGAGGCAACAACATCTCTGGCAGAATCGCCCAATTCAAAAGTTATTGTTATTGGTAGCGGAAAAGACGGACTGCCTATTATCTTAGGAAATAATTAG
- a CDS encoding PaaI family thioesterase produces the protein MKKIRNPWKEPKNIGEYNCFACSPYNSSGLQLEFWENHDELITKWNPERSYEGWIGVLHGGIQATLLDEIGGWLVMVKLKTAGVTSNMQVSYLKPVKVSKGEVTVKGKLESVEGRIAKISASLYDGDGEECAKAELSYFVFPENIAKARYQYPGIDAFYD, from the coding sequence ATGAAAAAAATCAGAAATCCCTGGAAAGAACCTAAAAATATCGGTGAATACAATTGTTTTGCATGTTCGCCTTACAATAGTTCTGGGTTGCAGCTCGAGTTCTGGGAAAACCACGACGAACTAATTACAAAATGGAATCCGGAACGTAGTTATGAAGGATGGATTGGTGTTTTACACGGTGGAATTCAGGCTACCTTACTTGATGAAATTGGAGGCTGGTTAGTGATGGTAAAATTGAAAACTGCCGGCGTAACCAGCAACATGCAGGTAAGCTATTTAAAACCGGTAAAAGTCTCAAAAGGTGAGGTAACCGTGAAAGGAAAACTGGAATCGGTAGAGGGACGAATTGCAAAAATCAGTGCATCACTTTATGATGGTGATGGTGAAGAGTGTGCAAAAGCTGAACTTTCGTACTTTGTATTTCCTGAGAATATTGCCAAAGCACGCTACCAATACCCTGGTATTGACGCATTTTATGATTAA